In Leptospira perdikensis, a single genomic region encodes these proteins:
- a CDS encoding ABC transporter permease subunit, whose protein sequence is MWKYFLKRFLLIFPTLLGITFLVFLISHFAPGGPLNSEIAKLKGTGNLAGASTKQISQEEIELIKQRLHLDKPAPVAYLLWLKQIVQFDLGESRLHSRKVSELIVEKLPVSLFFGLSGFFLTYLICIPLGIQKALKEGSRFDFISSFIIFFTYSLPVFAFAMLLLYLFASGEVFSFFPLGHEVSDFYEDLSFWGKVNDRLTHMFLPVICYVVGSFAVLTLLMKNSLLDQIAKEYVRTAISKGLSFPDSIFRHAFRNSLIPIATGFGSNLTLIFSGSLFIELVFNIDGMGLLSFEAVRERDTDLMMGLLLAQSFLGLIGKIVSDFCYILIDPRIDFE, encoded by the coding sequence ATGTGGAAATATTTTCTAAAACGGTTTTTACTCATCTTTCCTACCCTACTTGGAATCACTTTCCTTGTTTTTTTAATCTCCCATTTTGCGCCCGGTGGACCACTCAATAGTGAAATTGCAAAATTAAAAGGTACTGGTAATTTAGCCGGGGCATCTACCAAACAAATTTCGCAGGAAGAAATTGAACTCATCAAACAAAGACTCCACTTGGACAAACCAGCACCGGTGGCTTATTTACTTTGGTTAAAACAAATTGTGCAGTTTGATTTAGGAGAATCGAGATTACACTCTAGAAAAGTTTCGGAACTCATTGTAGAGAAACTTCCTGTTTCTCTTTTTTTTGGTTTGTCTGGTTTCTTTTTAACTTATTTGATTTGTATCCCTCTTGGAATTCAGAAGGCTCTAAAAGAAGGCAGTCGGTTTGATTTCATTTCTAGTTTCATTATCTTTTTCACGTACTCCCTTCCTGTTTTTGCATTTGCTATGTTACTTTTGTATTTGTTTGCATCGGGGGAAGTGTTCTCCTTTTTTCCATTAGGACATGAAGTGTCCGACTTCTATGAAGATTTGAGTTTTTGGGGAAAGGTAAACGATCGTCTGACTCATATGTTTTTGCCTGTGATTTGTTATGTTGTTGGTAGTTTTGCAGTCCTTACTTTACTAATGAAAAATAGTTTGTTAGACCAAATTGCCAAAGAATACGTTCGCACTGCTATTTCCAAAGGACTTAGTTTTCCTGATTCAATTTTTCGTCATGCTTTTCGAAACTCTCTCATTCCCATTGCTACTGGTTTTGGAAGTAACTTAACTTTAATTTTTTCTGGTTCCTTATTCATTGAGTTGGTTTTTAATATCGATGGGATGGGACTTCTTAGTTTTGAAGCAGTTAGAGAAAGAGATACCGATCTAATGATGGGTTTACTTCTTGCTCAAAGTTTTTTAGGACTCATAGGAAAAATTGTCTCTGATTTCTGTTATATACTTATTGATCCGAGGATTGATTTCGAATGA
- a CDS encoding ABC transporter permease subunit, which yields MNFISNPANVRKWEKFKKNKRAYYSMLILFYTYILSLFSPLLINNKPLFILYEGTVSFPIFSFYPETKFGGVNLTEPNYKKLSKESRFIDSSNYMLFPPIPFGVNEDNLESLEEGTNPPSKPTLRHWMGTDDRGRDVFTRIIYGYRLAMTFSLILIVVEILLASFIGGVQGYFVGRLDLFLQRIIEILSAIPFLYLILIMGSFFGRGFMILIVTYGSLSWISLSYYMRGEFLKLRKQQFVDAAKTLGASSFSIIMRHLLPNSITPLVTFLPFILISAISVLSALDFLGYGIPAPNPSWGELIGQGRERLTAWWLITFPSVALFLAILFSAFVGEGLRDAFDPKDKVVYE from the coding sequence ATGAATTTTATTTCAAACCCGGCAAACGTTCGTAAGTGGGAAAAGTTTAAAAAAAATAAACGTGCTTATTATTCGATGTTAATTTTGTTTTACACTTATATTTTATCTTTATTTTCCCCACTTCTTATCAATAACAAACCATTGTTTATTTTGTATGAAGGGACAGTGTCTTTTCCGATTTTCAGTTTTTATCCAGAAACAAAGTTTGGTGGGGTCAATCTAACTGAACCCAACTATAAAAAACTCAGTAAAGAATCCAGATTTATTGATTCATCCAACTATATGTTGTTTCCACCCATCCCATTTGGTGTGAATGAAGACAACTTAGAAAGTTTAGAAGAAGGAACAAACCCACCGTCAAAACCAACACTTCGTCATTGGATGGGAACGGACGATCGTGGCAGAGATGTATTCACTCGTATCATTTATGGATACAGACTTGCAATGACTTTTAGTTTGATCCTTATTGTGGTAGAGATACTTCTTGCCTCTTTCATTGGTGGGGTTCAAGGTTATTTTGTCGGGCGTTTGGATTTGTTTTTACAGCGAATCATTGAAATCCTTTCTGCTATCCCGTTTTTGTATCTGATTTTGATTATGGGTTCTTTTTTTGGAAGAGGGTTTATGATTCTCATTGTGACCTATGGATCTCTTAGTTGGATTAGCCTTAGTTATTATATGCGCGGAGAGTTTTTGAAACTCCGCAAACAACAGTTTGTTGATGCTGCAAAAACATTAGGAGCTTCTTCTTTTTCCATCATCATGAGGCATCTATTGCCGAATTCCATTACACCCCTTGTTACTTTTTTACCTTTTATTCTAATCTCCGCGATCTCTGTACTGTCAGCTCTTGATTTTCTTGGTTATGGAATTCCGGCCCCCAATCCCTCTTGGGGGGAATTGATTGGTCAAGGAAGAGAAAGGCTTACGGCTTGGTGGTTGATTACTTTTCCATCTGTTGCTTTGTTTCTTGCCATTTTATTTTCGGCATTTGTGGGAGAAGGACTTCGGGATGCCTTCGATCCCAAAGATAAGGTGGTTTACGAATGA
- a CDS encoding ABC transporter ATP-binding protein, translating to MNQNTKAIQVKDLSIQIKTDDGILSIVDSLNFHLVKGETLALVGESGCGKSITSLALTKLLPSNTTLYPTGSILFEGNDLLQSSPEHLRSVRGKEISYVFQEPFSALNPLHRIGAQLVEGFLLHGLGSKQEAEEKAVYLLERVGITDAKLRLGQYPNQFSGGMLQRVCIAMALMCDPKILIADEPTSAIDVTIQLQLIELLKELRKENGMSVLFISHDIGLVSHITDRIAVMYAGKIIEQGSVAEVIDSPKHPYTRALISAYPTHENIGKKLVTIDGIVPSPKSYPRGCRFHTRCNEKLPVCNQSVPKAVSMSEYQSVECFLYGGKESA from the coding sequence ATGAATCAGAATACAAAAGCCATCCAAGTCAAAGATCTATCCATACAGATTAAGACCGATGATGGAATTTTATCCATTGTCGACAGTCTCAATTTTCATTTAGTAAAGGGTGAAACATTGGCATTGGTGGGTGAGTCCGGATGTGGAAAGTCGATCACCAGTTTGGCCCTCACAAAGTTATTACCATCCAATACCACTTTATATCCAACAGGATCGATTTTATTCGAAGGAAATGACTTACTTCAGTCTTCTCCAGAACACCTAAGGTCTGTTCGTGGAAAAGAAATTTCTTATGTATTTCAAGAACCATTTTCCGCTTTGAACCCACTCCATAGAATAGGAGCCCAATTGGTTGAAGGATTTCTATTACATGGACTTGGTTCTAAACAAGAAGCAGAAGAGAAAGCCGTTTATTTATTGGAGAGAGTTGGGATCACAGATGCAAAGTTAAGACTCGGGCAATACCCAAATCAGTTCTCTGGTGGGATGTTACAAAGAGTTTGTATTGCTATGGCCCTGATGTGTGACCCAAAAATTTTAATCGCAGACGAACCCACAAGTGCTATCGATGTTACCATTCAATTACAATTGATCGAACTTCTGAAAGAGTTACGTAAAGAAAATGGCATGTCAGTTCTTTTTATATCCCATGATATTGGACTTGTGAGTCATATTACTGATCGGATTGCTGTGATGTATGCAGGAAAAATCATTGAACAAGGGAGTGTGGCTGAGGTCATTGACAGCCCAAAACATCCATACACGCGGGCCTTAATTTCGGCTTATCCCACTCATGAAAATATTGGTAAAAAATTAGTAACTATCGACGGGATTGTACCTTCTCCTAAATCTTATCCAAGAGGTTGTCGGTTCCACACACGGTGCAATGAAAAACTTCCTGTTTGCAATCAGTCAGTGCCGAAAGCGGTATCCATGTCTGAATACCAATCAGTAGAATGTTTTTTATACGGAGGAAAGGAAAGTGCTTAA
- a CDS encoding ABC transporter ATP-binding protein, translating to MLNVKDLVVSYKQSQTLSFTSKRLVAVEGVSFSIPQGKILGLVGESGCGKSTIGRAILSLLPFDSGSIQFEEKEIKNIPKEEKKALKRKIQVVFQDPYSSLNPRFTIEEIITEGLQIHFPNLTSSEKKEKAIQALHEVNLPADILHRYPHEFSGGQRQRIAIARALILEPNLVVCDEAVSALDISTQAQVINNILLLREKYGLSYLFISHDLNIVKHVSDRIAVMYLGQIVEEGSRDEISNSPLHPYTKALFSASFDLKDRTRVSKPLTGEIPSLMNKPKGCRFHTRCPIVQDICKTEEPVETFPTQSRRVKCHFPLK from the coding sequence GTGCTTAATGTCAAAGACTTAGTTGTTTCTTATAAACAATCGCAAACTCTTTCTTTCACTTCCAAACGCCTTGTTGCTGTTGAGGGAGTCAGTTTTTCTATTCCTCAGGGAAAAATATTAGGTCTTGTGGGTGAATCTGGATGTGGTAAGTCCACCATTGGACGAGCGATATTATCTCTATTACCATTTGATTCCGGTTCTATTCAGTTTGAAGAAAAGGAAATTAAAAACATTCCAAAAGAAGAAAAAAAAGCTCTCAAACGAAAGATCCAAGTCGTGTTTCAAGACCCATATTCTTCACTTAACCCACGTTTTACGATAGAAGAGATCATCACCGAAGGGTTACAAATTCATTTTCCAAACTTAACTTCATCTGAAAAAAAAGAAAAAGCGATTCAAGCACTTCATGAGGTGAATTTACCTGCCGATATCCTACATCGTTATCCTCATGAGTTTAGTGGTGGGCAAAGGCAAAGGATTGCCATCGCTCGGGCTTTGATTTTAGAGCCAAATCTTGTAGTTTGCGATGAAGCGGTTTCTGCGTTAGATATTTCAACACAAGCACAAGTTATTAATAATATTTTGTTATTACGTGAGAAATATGGTCTATCTTATTTGTTTATATCTCATGACTTGAACATTGTAAAACACGTATCGGATCGAATTGCCGTTATGTATTTGGGACAAATTGTCGAAGAAGGTAGTCGAGATGAAATCAGTAATTCACCTCTACATCCTTATACAAAGGCTTTATTCTCTGCTAGTTTTGATTTAAAGGATCGTACAAGGGTTTCTAAACCCTTGACGGGAGAAATACCTAGTTTGATGAACAAACCTAAAGGTTGCCGATTCCATACAAGATGTCCCATTGTTCAAGATATTTGTAAAACGGAAGAACCTGTGGAAACTTTTCCTACACAATCACGTAGAGTAAAATGCCATTTCCCTTTAAAGTAA
- a CDS encoding AsmA family protein: protein MKLSIRDKIKGVIGKILLTLIFVVSMTMFFILYPLLADPDYYKNLILDTTNQLTGLQVNYQSSEPVFFPFPGIELAEVTVSKNEDELIKVHKLRIEVYYGVFVGQALEIRKIYLNTGTVEITREKDESFPIFERILSDSENPTKEIKKEKEEVIPQETKYYFSKIFANFVNQIEIKNITILFEDKLYSRKIKLYLWETTFHLDRDLRDLDIYIYGKLNDEPISLSTNVLFVTDEMTYESSRLEGEFTFQNLKGTDLHDILIIFTYGDLRFARTTGNVPFYKRDEAKIYAIVDRMHIRDLALKDGKTFADGYVSTVINYDIREDKISFADIIVDWKGKSKLNGSGYVNFLKPPLSPTISFEGTSDYLDVPSIIKVIKIWVDPDFEKSILTRDIPSTGYVNRMNVYLNFHLRNLNVTDFHADSLKLSLHYAKRKLNITKYELKAYEGIVTGTGHYLWGPNAGLEIKGNIKNLSVAPILSDLFKISPITGKLDSEFILASPANTEDGLISNLQILGNISANNGELLSYTNILKPISSIGSVINLKKIDFSRATPYNELKFDFLYAKETIEVKNFALKADGIAGSGGGKIGFNKNIDMRFTIAFPGVAGRALKLPIIYRGTYGVSAPFIDPIWLGSVYAGTIFLASPAGAAVGGIAGSAMSDYVNRAVDNVAGGVQKSWKGIKSLFGGEEEEKEK, encoded by the coding sequence ATGAAACTAAGTATCAGAGACAAAATCAAAGGAGTGATCGGTAAAATTTTACTGACTTTGATATTTGTTGTTTCTATGACGATGTTTTTTATTCTGTATCCGCTTTTGGCAGATCCAGACTACTATAAAAACCTAATCTTAGATACGACAAACCAGCTAACAGGACTGCAGGTGAATTATCAATCTTCGGAACCTGTTTTTTTCCCATTTCCAGGTATAGAACTTGCCGAAGTAACAGTTTCAAAAAATGAAGATGAACTCATCAAAGTTCATAAACTTCGCATTGAAGTTTATTATGGGGTTTTTGTAGGCCAGGCTCTAGAAATTCGAAAGATTTATCTCAACACAGGCACAGTGGAGATCACTCGAGAGAAAGATGAGTCCTTCCCTATTTTTGAAAGGATACTTTCTGATTCAGAAAATCCCACAAAGGAAATTAAAAAAGAAAAAGAAGAGGTCATACCTCAGGAAACAAAATATTACTTTTCAAAGATTTTTGCAAACTTTGTAAACCAAATCGAAATCAAAAATATTACAATTCTTTTTGAAGATAAGTTATATTCTCGGAAAATCAAATTATATCTTTGGGAAACAACTTTTCATTTAGATCGCGACTTACGAGATTTAGATATTTACATTTATGGAAAGTTAAACGACGAACCTATTTCTCTTAGCACCAATGTTTTGTTTGTTACTGATGAGATGACCTATGAATCTTCAAGATTAGAAGGTGAGTTTACATTTCAAAATTTAAAAGGGACGGATCTTCACGATATACTTATCATTTTTACCTATGGCGATTTGCGTTTTGCAAGAACCACTGGTAATGTTCCATTTTACAAACGAGATGAAGCTAAAATTTATGCAATTGTCGATCGGATGCACATTCGGGACTTGGCTCTAAAAGATGGTAAAACATTTGCTGACGGTTATGTATCGACTGTTATCAATTATGACATCCGTGAAGACAAAATATCCTTTGCTGATATAATTGTTGATTGGAAAGGGAAATCAAAGTTAAACGGGTCCGGATATGTTAATTTTCTAAAACCGCCGTTATCACCCACTATATCTTTTGAAGGAACTTCGGATTATTTAGATGTCCCAAGTATCATCAAAGTCATTAAAATTTGGGTAGATCCCGACTTTGAAAAATCAATTCTTACAAGAGATATACCAAGTACTGGTTATGTGAATCGAATGAATGTTTATCTAAATTTTCATTTACGAAACCTGAATGTTACCGATTTCCATGCAGACTCTTTAAAGTTAAGTCTTCATTATGCCAAACGAAAACTGAATATTACTAAGTATGAATTAAAAGCGTATGAAGGAATTGTTACAGGAACGGGACATTATCTTTGGGGTCCAAATGCAGGGCTTGAAATCAAAGGGAATATAAAAAATTTAAGTGTAGCACCAATCCTTTCTGATCTTTTCAAAATATCCCCGATCACAGGAAAATTAGATTCTGAATTTATTTTGGCTTCTCCTGCGAACACGGAAGATGGACTTATTTCTAATTTACAAATTTTAGGTAACATCAGTGCAAATAATGGTGAGTTGTTAAGTTATACAAATATTTTAAAACCAATCAGTTCGATTGGTAGTGTCATCAATCTTAAAAAAATCGATTTCAGTCGCGCGACACCGTATAACGAGCTAAAGTTTGATTTTCTTTATGCAAAAGAAACAATTGAAGTAAAGAATTTTGCTTTAAAAGCAGATGGAATTGCAGGTTCTGGCGGTGGTAAAATCGGATTTAATAAAAATATCGATATGAGGTTTACCATTGCCTTTCCTGGAGTTGCTGGTAGAGCTTTAAAACTTCCCATCATCTACAGAGGAACCTATGGAGTTTCGGCACCTTTCATTGATCCTATTTGGCTTGGTTCCGTTTATGCAGGTACGATTTTCCTTGCAAGTCCTGCTGGTGCCGCTGTTGGTGGGATTGCTGGATCGGCTATGTCAGACTATGTAAATCGAGCTGTGGATAACGTAGCCGGTGGGGTACAAAAAAGTTGGAAGGGAATTAAGTCACTGTTTGGTGGGGAAGAGGAAGAAAAGGAAAAATAA
- a CDS encoding HEAT repeat domain-containing protein: MKNFLLFLSIFTSFGLFAGDLKEDLKNASSDSDKISILSEMGKSGDSKFVKPIIEQLEKGESSKIRSQAASSLGDLKSGINELQKAFDNDDVYVREASIDALARIGNAKSQSHFEKGVKDKSEKIRFFSVQGLSKTGRSGNASIFRSALDWKDKNTQLAAIRGLGNINAWDEWKYVKPFCSNQDKDYVLACLYSAGKFKTDDSLSAIEGLLANTDNEISKEAFNSISNFKPTQVIPTLIRFKKANPNHPNLVSLGDNLKKLKAAKQYAIINVSDRLNLRSQANERSEVITGLAGNSVVEILSREPRKYIITNSKGEEMEDFWYQVKTSEGKKGYLFGEYIHVVDSY; this comes from the coding sequence GTGAAGAATTTCCTTTTGTTTTTGTCAATATTTACCAGTTTCGGTTTGTTTGCCGGTGATCTAAAAGAAGATCTCAAAAATGCATCCAGTGACAGTGATAAAATTTCTATCCTTTCGGAAATGGGGAAATCAGGCGATTCCAAATTTGTAAAACCCATCATTGAACAATTGGAAAAGGGTGAGTCCAGTAAAATTCGATCCCAAGCAGCAAGTTCGTTAGGTGATCTCAAGTCAGGCATCAATGAACTACAGAAAGCTTTTGATAATGATGATGTTTATGTTCGAGAAGCAAGTATTGATGCGTTAGCTCGAATTGGAAATGCAAAATCACAATCACACTTTGAAAAAGGTGTAAAAGATAAAAGTGAAAAGATTCGTTTCTTTAGCGTACAGGGACTTTCCAAAACAGGAAGGAGTGGGAATGCTTCTATCTTTCGGAGCGCACTCGACTGGAAGGATAAAAATACACAACTTGCTGCTATTCGCGGTTTAGGAAATATCAATGCTTGGGATGAGTGGAAGTATGTAAAACCTTTCTGTTCCAACCAAGACAAAGATTATGTTTTAGCTTGTCTTTATAGTGCAGGAAAATTTAAAACAGATGATTCTCTCTCTGCTATTGAAGGACTTCTTGCAAATACAGACAATGAAATTAGTAAAGAAGCTTTTAATTCAATTTCTAATTTTAAACCAACTCAAGTAATCCCCACTTTGATTCGATTTAAAAAAGCAAACCCAAACCATCCCAATCTTGTTAGCCTTGGAGACAATTTAAAAAAACTAAAAGCAGCCAAACAATATGCTATCATCAATGTATCTGATCGATTGAATCTACGATCGCAGGCCAATGAAAGATCCGAAGTGATCACTGGTCTTGCGGGAAATTCTGTTGTAGAAATTCTATCTAGAGAACCAAGAAAGTACATCATCACCAACAGCAAAGGAGAAGAGATGGAAGACTTTTGGTACCAAGTAAAAACCAGTGAAGGTAAAAAAGGTTACCTCTTTGGTGAATACATTCACGTTGTGGATAGTTATTAG
- a CDS encoding MutS-related protein, giving the protein MQILYAKKTQTFLQEEIFRLQAEFKKIKTREVWEYPESVRNHPLSIDLDLCTKQGFLGIYDTTITELGFQTYLKRFLQEPIEDTKLNFHPGEIQNILQKNSYHAYHLLRKYLVPEAETNEKFPLSHINTEDSFWKKRRFLKGFFPIWGVFSPVYMALGLLFDLPLIPLVLLINGILFVTYRNDSLKQWKEIKALSSGASRFQKTFVYLAKDRKTTKQMIGQISSLGDSSELLISPLPHLILNLICLWDLWKIKSLEKWKRKFGNLWNDLQIEIIKTDSMLPFVNFGFLFPEASFASSSSAGNLTAKSLVHPLLSKSSRVFNPLTKMEPGDLMIVTGSNMSGKTTYLRSIAMSLLLAGSGAPILGTEFEYPEFQIHTLIRSQDSMEDGVSFFYSEVRRLSSIIQNADGSKKIPVLFLDEILKGTNSKERYIATREILSVLREKRTIVFLTTHDLKLAEIPWAKRFHFTELEVDGQMDFDYRIREGVSGSTNALKILKKEGIPIRNEAD; this is encoded by the coding sequence ATACAGATTTTATACGCAAAAAAAACACAAACCTTCCTTCAGGAAGAAATCTTCAGACTCCAAGCTGAATTCAAAAAAATCAAAACAAGAGAAGTTTGGGAATATCCAGAATCCGTGCGGAACCATCCACTTTCTATCGATTTGGATCTTTGCACCAAACAAGGGTTTTTGGGGATTTATGATACAACCATCACGGAACTTGGATTTCAAACTTATCTCAAACGGTTTTTACAAGAACCTATCGAAGATACAAAACTAAATTTCCATCCAGGTGAAATTCAAAACATTCTGCAAAAAAATTCTTATCATGCCTATCATCTCCTTCGTAAGTATTTAGTACCCGAGGCGGAGACAAATGAAAAGTTTCCCTTGTCTCACATCAATACAGAAGATTCGTTTTGGAAAAAAAGAAGGTTTTTAAAGGGTTTTTTCCCAATTTGGGGTGTTTTCTCACCTGTGTATATGGCTCTGGGATTGTTATTTGACTTACCTCTCATCCCACTCGTTCTCCTCATCAATGGAATTTTGTTTGTTACTTACCGAAATGATTCTTTAAAACAATGGAAAGAAATTAAGGCACTTTCTTCTGGGGCCTCAAGATTTCAAAAAACTTTTGTTTATTTGGCAAAAGATAGAAAAACCACAAAACAAATGATAGGTCAAATTTCTTCTCTCGGTGATTCTTCTGAGTTACTCATTTCCCCTTTACCACATTTAATTTTGAATCTGATTTGTTTGTGGGATCTTTGGAAAATCAAATCCCTCGAAAAATGGAAAAGGAAATTTGGAAATCTTTGGAATGACCTCCAAATAGAAATCATAAAAACCGATTCCATGTTGCCCTTTGTGAATTTTGGATTTTTGTTCCCAGAAGCTAGTTTTGCAAGTTCATCATCGGCTGGAAATTTAACTGCCAAAAGTTTAGTGCACCCCCTTCTCTCTAAATCCAGTCGAGTGTTCAATCCACTTACCAAAATGGAACCTGGAGATTTAATGATTGTTACGGGGTCTAATATGAGTGGTAAAACTACGTATCTAAGATCTATCGCCATGTCATTGTTACTTGCCGGTTCGGGTGCGCCCATACTTGGAACAGAATTTGAATACCCGGAGTTTCAGATTCATACTCTCATCCGATCTCAAGATTCAATGGAAGATGGAGTTTCCTTTTTCTATAGTGAAGTCAGAAGGTTATCATCCATAATCCAGAATGCTGATGGATCGAAAAAAATACCGGTTTTGTTTTTGGATGAAATTTTGAAAGGAACCAATTCCAAAGAACGATATATCGCAACTCGGGAGATTCTTTCTGTTCTACGCGAAAAAAGAACCATAGTATTTCTCACGACACATGACTTAAAACTAGCAGAAATTCCTTGGGCCAAACGATTCCATTTCACCGAACTAGAAGTAGATGGACAAATGGATTTTGATTACCGAATCCGCGAAGGTGTTTCCGGCTCCACAAACGCACTTAAAATCTTAAAAAAAGAAGGAATCCCGATTCGAAACGAAGCAGATTAA
- a CDS encoding AMP-dependent synthetase/ligase — translation MANNLADVYKESAEKFGPRPAFWYKNAQKDYQALTYKELYEDGLALAEALIDLGVKAREHVGVLADNRMEWIIADCAVLTAGAANVPRGSDITDSEIVYILNHSEAKIVFVENDKVYEKYKNNKSQVKSVKTVIIMDKETKLKSGAGILHFYDLLEKGREMRAKGKREAEKRMAGIKPDDLYTLIYTSGTTGMPKGVMLMHSNMIHQMHYVVPRVAKVTPDDRMLSILPVWHIFERVVEYFAIINGGSTYYTKVTELRNDIQKARPTFMASAPRVWESIYNGIYTRINDPKQTPPVRRFLFKVAYFFSKHYHAAVRFLKGWEVDYEGRNILQSLGSSVFSVVKLLLTGPFTVSILAILAAQFGLPEDSAFKTPLYVIAGFGVIFNSFTLDRIVLSKIRQATGGHLRATLSGGGALQKHVDAFFMDIGITVLEGYGMTETGPVISARTFERPVMGSVGDIVPLSQVQIRDDAGNVLCHIDDKRNIIFGKLGVKGVVHIKGPQVMKGYYKNPETTKKTIVDNWLNTGDIGMINFKKTLTLTGRAKDTIVLLGGENVEPVPIENKIDESTYIKQSMIVGQDQKVLGAIIVPDFDALLPWAEENGISEKNPEKLIANPKIVDFYKKEVRNFNSVKTGFKNFEQVQYVTLITKPFEVGDELTNLMKMKRHVITEKYKDRILELYKNS, via the coding sequence ATGGCAAATAACCTAGCAGACGTTTATAAGGAATCCGCAGAAAAATTCGGTCCAAGACCCGCATTCTGGTATAAGAATGCTCAAAAGGATTACCAAGCCCTCACTTACAAAGAACTCTACGAAGACGGACTCGCATTGGCGGAAGCCCTCATTGATTTAGGAGTTAAGGCCAGAGAACACGTTGGTGTTTTGGCTGATAACCGTATGGAATGGATCATCGCCGATTGTGCGGTGCTCACTGCAGGTGCAGCCAATGTTCCACGAGGTTCTGATATTACCGATTCCGAAATTGTTTATATTTTGAATCATTCTGAAGCGAAGATTGTTTTCGTTGAAAATGACAAAGTTTACGAAAAATATAAAAACAACAAATCCCAAGTGAAGTCGGTGAAAACCGTCATCATCATGGATAAAGAAACCAAACTCAAATCAGGTGCTGGAATCCTCCATTTTTATGATCTCCTAGAAAAAGGGAGAGAGATGCGTGCCAAAGGAAAACGAGAAGCGGAAAAACGAATGGCCGGAATCAAACCGGACGATTTGTACACTCTTATTTATACTTCAGGAACAACAGGAATGCCAAAAGGGGTTATGCTCATGCATTCCAACATGATCCACCAAATGCATTATGTGGTTCCACGTGTTGCCAAAGTAACACCTGACGATCGTATGTTGTCCATTCTCCCTGTTTGGCATATTTTTGAACGTGTTGTTGAATACTTTGCTATCATCAACGGCGGTTCTACTTACTACACTAAAGTAACGGAACTTCGTAACGACATCCAAAAAGCAAGACCGACGTTTATGGCATCTGCCCCAAGGGTTTGGGAAAGTATTTACAATGGTATTTACACTCGTATCAATGATCCGAAACAAACTCCTCCTGTGAGAAGATTTTTGTTCAAAGTCGCTTATTTCTTTTCGAAACACTACCATGCGGCAGTTCGTTTTCTCAAAGGTTGGGAAGTGGATTATGAAGGAAGAAACATTTTACAATCATTAGGATCTTCTGTTTTTTCCGTTGTTAAACTTTTGTTAACAGGTCCATTTACAGTTTCGATTCTTGCGATTTTGGCAGCACAGTTTGGATTACCAGAAGACAGTGCTTTTAAAACTCCACTTTATGTAATCGCTGGGTTTGGTGTAATTTTTAATTCTTTTACCCTGGACCGCATTGTTCTTTCAAAGATCCGCCAAGCAACGGGTGGTCATTTACGTGCCACTTTATCTGGTGGTGGAGCCCTTCAAAAACATGTGGATGCTTTCTTTATGGATATTGGGATTACCGTTCTAGAAGGATACGGTATGACTGAAACTGGCCCTGTCATTTCTGCACGAACTTTTGAAAGGCCGGTGATGGGATCTGTGGGTGATATTGTTCCACTCAGCCAAGTACAAATTCGGGATGATGCAGGTAATGTTCTTTGCCATATCGACGACAAACGAAATATCATCTTTGGAAAGTTAGGTGTGAAGGGCGTAGTTCATATCAAAGGGCCTCAGGTAATGAAAGGATATTATAAAAATCCAGAAACTACCAAAAAAACCATAGTGGACAACTGGCTCAATACCGGTGACATCGGGATGATTAACTTCAAAAAAACACTGACTCTTACAGGTCGTGCGAAGGATACAATCGTTCTTCTCGGTGGTGAAAACGTAGAACCAGTTCCTATTGAAAACAAAATTGATGAATCAACTTATATCAAGCAGTCGATGATTGTGGGCCAAGACCAAAAAGTTTTAGGTGCCATCATTGTTCCTGATTTTGATGCACTTCTTCCTTGGGCAGAAGAAAATGGAATCTCAGAAAAAAACCCTGAGAAACTCATTGCCAATCCTAAGATTGTTGATTTTTACAAAAAGGAAGTTCGTAATTTTAACAGTGTTAAAACCGGTTTCAAAAACTTCGAACAAGTACAATATGTAACACTCATTACAAAACCGTTTGAGGTTGGTGATGAACTAACTAACTTAATGAAGATGAAACGACATGTGATTACTGAAAAATACAAAGACAGAATTTTGGAACTCTACAAAAACAGTTAA